A region from the Acyrthosiphon pisum isolate AL4f chromosome A1, pea_aphid_22Mar2018_4r6ur, whole genome shotgun sequence genome encodes:
- the LOC100167776 gene encoding PP2C-like domain-containing protein CG9801, whose amino-acid sequence MPSFRQKFSGFFRQFSAPSESRNDENASNRFIKKYLTGHEVQKYEPIILHGRTPQEVPPQQLGRIKSYEVVSSLTGPHGGLISVNQTEKHLSASDPEINFIDNLEDDSHNGEKKASVSTNDSTDETSNVESKQNILKKLRHPLVAGVENWNVPHTNAYGASCSLYEVHPITHRHTGDPIADCFAIVTRANSAIMVLADGVNWGVKSRTAARSAVHGCVDYLNKTIFTAEKESPKNTTDVLVTLLRSFHAAHNMILQEEGTLTTLTAIVVLPSTVDNHYVACCCNVGDSLGYVYSSKYGVRELTQGSHDVHRMRDMRDVMGALGPVDGHNPELSNLTLSITQVDLDDIVFITSDGVSDNLDPVVGHFTGLPSVEAYQRHKLSLLRTEDLIRNGVSGKGPAVDTAKDLVTLLLDFVTRLTAAKRRILEDMEIYADANGKPLAQGEVRQKRKEIIRKMFGVPGKLDHATVVAFKINSGK is encoded by the exons atgcCATCTTTTAGGCAGAAATTCTCTGGGTTCTTTAGGCAATTTTCAGCGCCATCAGAGTCCAGGAATGACGAGAATGCTTCGAAtcgtttcattaaaaaatatcttactgG CCATGAAGTCCAAAAATATGAACCAATTATCTTGCACGGGAGAACTCCGCAGGAAGTGCCACCCCAACAATTAGGTCGCATTAAAAGTTACGAAGTGGTATCATCATTAACTGGACCACACGGTGGCCTTATTTCTGTAAATCAAACAGAAAAACATTTGTCAGCAAGTGAcccagaaattaattttattgataacctTGAAGACGATAGCC ATAATGGGGAAAAGAAAGCTAGTGTGTCTACTAATGATTCAACCGATGAAACTTCGAATGTAGAgtctaaacaaaatattttaaaaaagcttA GACATCCATTGGTAGCTGGTGTTGAGAATTGGAATGTTCCACACACTAATGCATATGGTGCCAGTTGTTCTTTATATGAAGTGCATCCCATAACACATCGTCATACGGGTGACCCAATTGCTGACTGTTTTGCTATTGTAACCAGAGCGAATTCTGCAATAATGGTGTTGGCAGATGGTGTTAACTGGGGTGTCAAGTCAAGGACTGCAGCTAGATCTGCTGTCCATGGTTGTGTTGActatttaaacaaaactatatttaCAGCAGAAAAAGAATCGCCTAAAAACActaca gATGTTCTTGTAACTTTACTGAGATCCTTCCACGCTGCCCATAATATGATACTACAAGAAGAAGGAACTTTGACTACGCTTACAGCAATTGTAGTACTTCCTTCTACTGTTGATAATCATTACGTAGCTTGTTGTTGTAATGTTGGTGACAGTTTGGGTTATGTGTATAGTTCCAAGTATGGTGTGAGAGAACTTACTCAAGGCTCACATGATGTTCACAGAATGAGAGACATGAGGGATGTCATGGGAGCTTTAGGTCCTGTTGATGGACATAATCCAGAATTGTCAAATTTGACTTTGTCCATAACACAAGTTGATTTGGatgatatagtttttattacctCTGATGGTGTATCAGATAATTTAGATCCTGTGGTTGGCCATTTCActg gacTTCCCAGCGTTGAAGCATATCAAAGACACAAGCTTTCTCTTTTAAGAACAGAAGATTTGATTCGCAATGGAGTGTCTGGCAAGGGACCAGCAGTAGATACAGCCAAAGATTTAGTAACACTGTTGTTGGACTTTGTAACCAGGTTAACTGCAGCTAAACGTCGTATATTAGAAGATATGGAAATATATGCAGACGCTAATGGAAAACCCTTGGCTCAAGGAGAAGTCAGACAAAAAAGAAAggaaattattagaaaaatgtttggTGTGCCAGGTAAGTTAGATCATGCTACAGTTGTtgcattcaaaataaattccgGCAAATAG